In one Melaminivora jejuensis genomic region, the following are encoded:
- the sstT gene encoding serine/threonine transporter SstT, producing MLLSPLLRLVQRTSLVAQIAVALLAGLALAFLAPGATPYVAFLGTLFISALKAVAPVLVLVLVMAAISNHVPGEATGIRPVLLLYVAGTLSAAVVGVVASTWWPSTLTLQAPPQAELAPPGAVSEVLVNVAKSLVDNPVNALLQANYIGILAWAVGLGLALRHASAGTRAVLHDGAQAVTAIIQGVIRCAPLGIFGLVAATVAEAGEQALRGYGHLLAVLVGCMVFVALVVNPLIVWWCIRRNPYPLVLTCLRESGVTAFFTRSSAANIPINLALARRLGLPQETYSIAIPLGATINMAGAAITISVLTLAAAHTLGIQADMPTALLLCVVASVCATGASGVAGGSLLLIPLACSLFGIGNDLAMQVVAVGFIIGIVQDSAETALNSSTDVLFTAAASMMQERRGGSAT from the coding sequence ATGCTCCTGTCACCCCTGCTGCGCCTGGTGCAACGCACCAGCCTGGTGGCGCAGATTGCCGTTGCCCTGCTGGCCGGTCTCGCCCTGGCCTTTCTCGCCCCTGGCGCCACGCCCTATGTGGCCTTTCTGGGCACGCTGTTCATCTCCGCGCTCAAGGCAGTGGCGCCGGTGCTGGTGCTGGTGCTGGTCATGGCCGCCATCAGCAACCACGTGCCGGGCGAGGCCACGGGCATCCGCCCGGTGCTGCTGCTGTACGTCGCCGGCACGCTGTCGGCTGCCGTGGTGGGCGTCGTGGCCAGCACCTGGTGGCCCAGCACGCTGACCCTGCAGGCGCCGCCGCAGGCCGAGCTGGCGCCGCCCGGCGCCGTCAGCGAGGTGTTGGTGAACGTGGCCAAAAGCCTGGTGGACAACCCCGTCAACGCCCTGCTGCAGGCCAACTACATCGGCATCCTGGCCTGGGCCGTGGGCCTGGGCCTGGCGCTGCGCCACGCCTCGGCGGGCACGCGCGCCGTGCTGCACGATGGCGCGCAGGCCGTCACCGCCATCATCCAGGGCGTGATCCGCTGCGCGCCGCTGGGCATCTTCGGCCTGGTGGCGGCCACCGTGGCCGAGGCCGGCGAGCAGGCACTGCGCGGCTACGGCCACCTGCTGGCGGTACTGGTGGGCTGCATGGTGTTCGTGGCGCTGGTGGTCAATCCACTGATCGTGTGGTGGTGCATCCGGCGCAACCCCTATCCGCTGGTGCTGACCTGCCTGCGCGAGAGCGGGGTGACGGCCTTCTTCACGCGCAGCTCGGCGGCCAACATCCCCATCAACCTGGCGCTGGCCAGGCGCCTGGGCCTGCCGCAGGAGACCTACAGCATCGCCATCCCGCTGGGCGCGACCATCAACATGGCCGGCGCCGCCATCACCATCAGCGTGCTGACGCTGGCCGCCGCGCACACCCTGGGCATCCAGGCGGACATGCCCACGGCGCTGCTGCTGTGCGTGGTGGCCTCGGTGTGCGCCACCGGCGCCTCAGGCGTGGCCGGCGGCTCGCTGCTGCTGATCCCGCTGGCGTGCAGCCTGTTCGGCATCGGCAACGACCTGGCCATGCAGGTGGTGGCCGTGGGCTTCATCATCGGCATCGTGCAGGACTCGGCGGAGACGGCGCTTAACTCCTCCACCGACGTGCTGTTCACCGCCGCCGCCAGCATGATGCAGGAGCGCAGGGGCGGCAGCGCTACCTGA
- a CDS encoding fumarylacetoacetate hydrolase family protein, translated as MKLIRHGASGAERAGLVDATGTLRDVSMLVPDIGPAQLAPAVLAALAAIDAARLPALPEGTRLGCPVGGVGKIVCVGLNYADHAREAGMALPSEPVLFMKAATSLCGPHDAVRVPPGARKLDWEVELGVVIGTAMRGVAEADALAHVAGYVLANDVSERAWQTERGGQWDKGKSGDTFAPVGPWLVTPDELPDPHALQLWLEVNGQRMQHGHTRDFIFRLPQVLAYISQFMTLAPGDLVLTGTPAGVGLGQKPEPRFLQVGDEMRLGATGLGEQRLVCVAG; from the coding sequence ATGAAACTCATCCGCCATGGCGCCAGCGGCGCCGAGCGCGCCGGCCTGGTGGACGCCACCGGCACGTTGCGCGACGTGTCCATGCTGGTGCCCGACATCGGCCCGGCGCAGCTGGCTCCTGCCGTGCTGGCCGCGCTGGCCGCCATCGACGCCGCGCGGCTGCCGGCCCTGCCCGAGGGCACGCGCCTGGGCTGCCCGGTAGGCGGCGTGGGCAAGATCGTCTGCGTCGGCCTGAACTATGCCGACCACGCACGCGAGGCCGGCATGGCGCTGCCGTCCGAGCCAGTGCTGTTCATGAAGGCCGCGACCAGCCTGTGCGGCCCGCACGACGCCGTGCGCGTGCCGCCCGGCGCGCGCAAGCTCGACTGGGAGGTCGAGCTGGGCGTGGTCATCGGCACGGCCATGCGCGGCGTGGCCGAGGCCGATGCGCTGGCGCACGTGGCCGGCTATGTGCTGGCCAACGACGTGTCGGAGCGCGCCTGGCAGACCGAGCGCGGCGGCCAGTGGGACAAGGGCAAGAGCGGCGACACCTTCGCGCCCGTCGGGCCGTGGCTGGTCACGCCCGACGAGCTGCCCGACCCGCACGCCCTGCAGTTGTGGCTGGAGGTCAACGGCCAGCGTATGCAGCACGGCCACACGCGCGACTTCATCTTCCGGCTGCCGCAGGTGCTGGCCTACATCAGCCAGTTCATGACGCTGGCCCCGGGCGACCTGGTGCTGACCGGCACGCCAGCCGGCGTCGGCCTGGGGCAAAAGCCCGAGCCGCGCTTTTTGCAGGTCGGCGACGAGATGCGCCTGGGCGCCACCGGCCTGGGCGAGCAGCGCCTGGTCTGCGTGGCGGGCTGA
- a CDS encoding SMR family transporter, translated as MHPYALLGISIAAEVVATSALKSSAGFTRLWPSVLTVLGYGLAFYCLSQVLNHLSTGVVYAIWSGLGIVLISLVGWWLYGQKLDGPALTGMALIIAGVAVIQLFSKSAGH; from the coding sequence ATGCACCCCTACGCCCTGCTCGGCATCTCGATTGCCGCCGAAGTCGTCGCCACCTCGGCGCTCAAGTCCTCCGCCGGCTTCACGCGGCTGTGGCCCAGTGTGCTGACCGTGCTGGGCTATGGCCTGGCGTTCTATTGCCTCTCGCAGGTGCTCAACCACCTGTCCACCGGCGTGGTCTATGCCATCTGGTCGGGCCTGGGCATCGTGCTGATCTCGCTGGTCGGCTGGTGGCTGTACGGCCAGAAGCTCGACGGCCCGGCCCTGACCGGCATGGCGCTCATCATCGCCGGCGTGGCCGTCATCCAGCTGTTTTCCAAGTCCGCCGGGCATTGA
- a CDS encoding ABC transporter ATP-binding protein: protein MSSISAAQPATSTPIIAVEHLHKSVTDSSGTLDILRDIDFTVAARQTVAIVGASGSGKSTLLSLIAGLDTPTRGTVRLAGQDLFALDEDARAALRARSMGFVFQSFQLLANLSALENVMLPLELAGQPQARRLAADMLARVGLQDRLAHQPRVLSGGEQQRVALARAFVVQPAVLLADEPTGSLDFATGAAVMELMLALNREQGTTLLLVTHDRGIAARCDRRITIEAGRVAES, encoded by the coding sequence ATGTCCAGCATCAGCGCCGCCCAGCCTGCGACCAGCACGCCCATCATCGCCGTGGAGCACCTGCACAAGTCGGTCACCGACTCCAGCGGCACGCTCGACATTCTGCGGGACATCGATTTCACCGTGGCGGCGCGCCAGACCGTGGCCATCGTCGGCGCCTCCGGCTCGGGCAAGAGCACGCTGCTGTCGCTGATTGCCGGCCTGGACACGCCCACGCGCGGCACGGTGCGGCTGGCCGGGCAGGATTTGTTCGCGCTCGATGAGGACGCGCGCGCCGCGCTGCGCGCGCGCAGCATGGGTTTCGTGTTCCAGAGTTTCCAGCTGCTGGCCAACCTGTCGGCGCTGGAAAACGTCATGCTGCCGCTGGAGCTGGCCGGCCAGCCCCAGGCACGCCGGCTGGCCGCCGACATGCTGGCGCGCGTGGGCCTGCAAGATCGCCTGGCGCACCAGCCGCGCGTGCTCTCGGGCGGCGAGCAGCAGCGCGTGGCGCTGGCGCGCGCCTTCGTGGTACAGCCCGCCGTGCTGCTGGCCGACGAGCCCACCGGCAGCCTGGACTTCGCCACCGGCGCTGCCGTGATGGAGCTGATGCTGGCGCTCAACCGCGAGCAGGGCACGACGCTGCTGCTGGTCACGCACGATCGGGGCATCGCCGCGCGCTGCGACCGGCGCATCACCATCGAGGCCGGACGCGTCGCAGAGTCATGA
- a CDS encoding DUF2249 domain-containing protein: MEAGQALVIVNDHDPVPLRRQFAARTPGQFDWTYLEAGPALWRVQIDKTANTADEGGSCCSGGACGG; this comes from the coding sequence CTGGAGGCCGGCCAGGCCCTGGTCATCGTCAACGATCACGACCCGGTGCCGCTGCGTCGCCAGTTCGCCGCTCGCACGCCGGGCCAGTTCGACTGGACTTACCTGGAGGCCGGCCCCGCCCTGTGGCGCGTGCAGATCGACAAGACCGCCAACACGGCAGACGAGGGCGGCTCGTGCTGCTCGGGCGGTGCCTGCGGCGGCTGA
- a CDS encoding PLP-dependent transferase: MSQQNNAPSQDITTRLIHHAYEPPAGFAAPQPAIHKASTVLFPDVAALRAREWKDKTSYTYGLHGTPTTYRLEERIATLEGGQQCLLAPSGLAAISTVALALLKSGDEVLLPDNAYGPNKALAEAELAHWGITHQMFDPLDPLDLAARISPRTRLVWLEAAGSVTLEFPDLLAQARICRERGVTSALDNTWGAGLAFAPFDLKGDGSLGVDISVHALTKYPSGGGDVLMGSITTRDERLHLKLKLAHMRLGLGVGANDAEAVLRALPSMALRYRAHDVATRELARWMGRQAPVAQVLHPALPGSPGHPHWQALCGSANGGAGAAAGLFSVVFDARHGQERVDAFCDALRLFRLGYSWGGPISLVVPYDLPAMRECATPHLADGHLVRFCVGLEDVQDLRADLEQALGRAFGN, translated from the coding sequence ATGAGCCAGCAAAACAACGCCCCCTCGCAAGACATCACCACCCGCCTGATCCACCACGCCTACGAGCCGCCCGCCGGCTTCGCGGCGCCGCAGCCGGCCATCCACAAGGCCTCGACCGTGCTGTTTCCCGACGTCGCCGCTTTGCGCGCGCGCGAGTGGAAGGACAAGACCAGCTACACCTATGGCCTGCACGGCACGCCCACCACCTACCGGCTGGAGGAGCGCATCGCCACGCTGGAGGGCGGCCAGCAGTGCCTGCTGGCGCCCAGTGGGCTGGCGGCGATCTCCACGGTGGCGCTGGCGCTGCTCAAGAGCGGCGACGAGGTGCTGCTGCCCGACAACGCCTACGGCCCCAACAAGGCGCTGGCCGAGGCCGAACTCGCCCACTGGGGTATCACGCACCAGATGTTCGATCCGCTCGACCCGCTCGACCTGGCCGCCAGGATCAGTCCCCGCACCCGCCTGGTCTGGCTGGAGGCCGCCGGCTCGGTCACGCTGGAGTTTCCCGACCTGCTCGCCCAGGCGCGCATCTGCCGCGAGCGGGGCGTGACCTCGGCGCTGGACAACACCTGGGGCGCAGGCCTGGCCTTTGCGCCCTTCGACCTGAAGGGCGACGGCAGCCTGGGCGTCGATATTTCCGTCCACGCCCTGACTAAATACCCCAGCGGCGGCGGCGACGTGCTGATGGGCAGTATCACCACGCGCGATGAGCGACTGCACCTGAAGCTCAAACTGGCGCACATGCGCCTGGGCCTGGGCGTGGGCGCCAACGACGCCGAGGCCGTGCTGCGCGCCCTGCCCAGCATGGCCCTGCGCTACCGCGCCCACGACGTGGCCACGCGCGAGCTGGCGCGCTGGATGGGCCGCCAGGCGCCGGTGGCGCAGGTGCTGCACCCGGCGCTGCCCGGCTCGCCCGGCCACCCGCACTGGCAGGCGCTGTGCGGCAGCGCCAACGGCGGCGCGGGCGCGGCAGCCGGCCTGTTCAGCGTGGTCTTCGATGCGCGCCACGGGCAAGAGCGCGTCGATGCCTTCTGCGACGCCCTGCGGCTGTTTCGCCTGGGCTATAGCTGGGGCGGGCCGATCAGCCTGGTCGTGCCCTACGACCTGCCGGCCATGCGCGAGTGCGCCACGCCGCACTTGGCCGATGGCCATCTGGTGCGCTTTTGCGTCGGCCTGGAGGACGTGCAGGACTTGCGCGCCGATCTGGAGCAGGCGCTGGGCCGGGCTTTCGGCAACTGA
- a CDS encoding DUF2189 domain-containing protein → MLETTTTHVAAALVPAPIRLQALSPAQPLRWLAAGARDLLAAPWIGLFYGLCFWGMALLLAWIFRARPEYTMSLASGCLLVGPFLAMGLYETSRRREAGLSPSLAESLTCWDRHVASMAMLVLALIVLELLWGRASLVVFAVFFHTGMPSTTGVVQAVFNPQNWQFVLAYAAVGGVFAALVFCFTVVAIPMILDRDTDAFTAVLTSMRVVLDNPAAMLLWGALITLLVALSLLAWGAGLLVVGPLLGHATWHAYRSAVAPAEAAAEAAADAAI, encoded by the coding sequence ATGCTGGAGACCACCACCACCCATGTTGCTGCCGCCCTGGTGCCGGCGCCGATACGACTGCAGGCCTTGTCGCCGGCCCAGCCTTTGCGGTGGCTGGCCGCTGGCGCGCGCGACCTGCTGGCCGCCCCCTGGATCGGCCTGTTCTACGGCCTGTGCTTCTGGGGCATGGCGCTGCTGCTGGCCTGGATCTTTCGCGCGCGGCCCGAATACACCATGTCGCTGGCCAGCGGCTGCCTGCTGGTCGGGCCATTCCTGGCCATGGGCCTGTATGAGACCAGCCGCCGGCGCGAGGCCGGCCTGTCGCCCAGCCTGGCCGAATCGCTGACCTGCTGGGATCGGCACGTGGCCAGCATGGCCATGCTGGTGCTGGCGCTGATCGTGCTGGAGCTGCTGTGGGGCCGCGCCTCGCTGGTGGTGTTCGCGGTGTTCTTCCATACCGGAATGCCGTCCACCACGGGCGTGGTGCAGGCGGTGTTCAATCCGCAGAACTGGCAGTTCGTGCTGGCCTACGCGGCGGTGGGCGGCGTCTTTGCCGCGTTGGTGTTTTGCTTCACCGTGGTGGCCATCCCGATGATCCTGGATCGCGACACCGACGCCTTCACCGCCGTGCTGACCAGTATGCGCGTGGTGCTGGACAACCCCGCCGCCATGCTGCTGTGGGGCGCGCTGATCACGCTGCTGGTGGCCTTGTCGCTGCTGGCCTGGGGCGCGGGGCTGCTGGTGGTCGGGCCGCTGCTGGGCCACGCCACCTGGCACGCCTACCGCAGCGCAGTGGCGCCGGCGGAGGCAGCGGCGGAGGCAGCAGCGGATGCGGCCATCTGA
- a CDS encoding arylesterase produces MGRRDCIAAGLAGLAALAALGVSRPALAAGREPVILILGDSLSAEYGLARGSGWVALLEQQLARERIAAAVVNASVSGDTTSGGRARLAALLRTHRPTHVVIELGGNDALRGLPLKNTEDNLAAMAQQARAAGARVLLLGMQVPPNYGGDYGRRFAQAFENVARQEKTALVPFFLKGVADVPEAARLFQADRIHPNAQAQPQMLANVWPQLQQLLR; encoded by the coding sequence ATGGGTCGGCGCGACTGTATCGCGGCGGGGCTTGCCGGGCTGGCAGCGTTGGCGGCGCTGGGCGTCAGCCGCCCGGCACTGGCAGCCGGGCGGGAGCCGGTCATCCTGATACTGGGCGACTCACTGAGCGCCGAGTACGGCCTGGCGCGCGGCAGTGGCTGGGTGGCGCTGCTGGAGCAGCAGCTGGCGCGCGAGCGCATCGCCGCTGCGGTGGTCAACGCCAGCGTCAGCGGCGACACGACCTCCGGCGGGCGCGCCCGGCTGGCGGCGCTGCTCAGGACGCACCGGCCCACCCATGTGGTCATCGAGCTGGGCGGCAACGACGCGCTGCGCGGCCTGCCGCTGAAGAACACCGAGGACAACCTGGCCGCCATGGCGCAGCAGGCCAGGGCCGCCGGTGCGCGCGTGCTGCTGCTGGGTATGCAGGTGCCGCCCAACTATGGCGGCGACTATGGCCGGCGCTTCGCCCAGGCCTTCGAGAACGTGGCGCGGCAGGAAAAGACGGCGCTGGTGCCGTTCTTCCTCAAAGGCGTGGCGGATGTGCCCGAGGCCGCGCGGCTGTTCCAGGCCGACCGCATCCATCCCAATGCCCAGGCCCAGCCGCAGATGCTGGCCAATGTCTGGCCGCAGCTGCAGCAGTTGCTGCGCTGA
- the rlmB gene encoding 23S rRNA (guanosine(2251)-2'-O)-methyltransferase RlmB translates to MSSAKVLFGFHAVGVRLKTAPQSIIEIYYEPTRRDARMRQFLERAREAGARLIEADGLRLAKLSGSHGHQGVAARVQAVQQVQSLDDLLDALEEQGVRSPLLLVLDGVTDPHNLGACLRVADGAGAHAVIAPKDHAVGINATVAKVASGAAETVPYFMVTNLARTLGELKERGIWVIGTSDDADKTLYQADLQGPVALVLGAEGPGMRQLTRKTCDSLVSIPMLGAVESLNVSVASAVCLYEALRQRQGQPS, encoded by the coding sequence ATGTCGTCTGCCAAAGTCCTGTTCGGCTTCCATGCCGTGGGCGTGCGCCTGAAAACCGCGCCGCAATCCATCATCGAGATCTACTACGAACCCACCCGGCGCGATGCGCGGATGCGCCAGTTCCTGGAGCGCGCCCGCGAGGCCGGTGCACGCCTGATCGAGGCCGACGGCCTGCGCCTGGCCAAGCTCTCGGGCAGCCACGGCCATCAGGGCGTGGCCGCGCGCGTGCAGGCCGTGCAGCAGGTGCAGTCGCTCGACGATCTGCTGGACGCGCTGGAGGAGCAGGGCGTCAGGAGCCCGCTGCTGCTGGTGCTCGACGGCGTGACCGATCCGCACAACCTGGGCGCCTGCCTGCGCGTGGCCGATGGCGCCGGCGCGCACGCCGTGATCGCGCCCAAGGATCATGCCGTGGGCATCAACGCCACCGTGGCCAAGGTGGCCAGCGGCGCGGCGGAGACCGTGCCGTACTTCATGGTGACCAACCTGGCGCGCACCCTGGGCGAGTTGAAGGAGCGCGGCATCTGGGTCATCGGCACCAGCGACGACGCCGACAAGACCCTCTACCAGGCCGACCTGCAAGGCCCGGTGGCGCTGGTGCTGGGCGCCGAAGGCCCGGGGATGCGCCAGCTGACCAGAAAGACCTGCGACAGCCTGGTGAGCATTCCCATGCTGGGCGCGGTGGAGAGCCTGAATGTCTCGGTGGCCAGCGCCGTGTGCCTGTATGAAGCCCTGCGCCAGCGCCAGGGCCAGCCGTCATGA
- a CDS encoding SIR2 family NAD-dependent protein deacylase, with the protein MKAQHELQAVRDWIAEARRIAVLTGAGMSAESGVPTFRDATSGYWAQFNPQDMASERGFRAAPQRVWDWYAHRRAGIAQVQPNAGHLALARFAQAHPGRLAVITQNVDGLHQRAGSPGVLCLHGDLLADRWLDAPRACCRLQEAAPGSPPRCRACGNLVRPGVVWFGENLPVDVLEAAQQAAQAAELMLVVGTAGAVYPAAGLAHLARQAGARVVVINPAASELDSAAHVVLRGTAAQLLPELLQSTGPLVAPSVKESA; encoded by the coding sequence ATGAAGGCGCAGCACGAGCTGCAGGCGGTGCGCGACTGGATAGCCGAGGCCCGGCGCATCGCCGTGCTGACCGGCGCCGGCATGAGTGCCGAATCGGGCGTGCCCACCTTCCGCGATGCCACGAGTGGCTACTGGGCGCAGTTCAACCCGCAGGACATGGCCAGCGAGCGCGGCTTTCGCGCCGCGCCGCAGCGCGTGTGGGACTGGTATGCGCACCGGCGCGCCGGCATCGCCCAGGTGCAACCCAACGCCGGCCATCTGGCGCTGGCGCGCTTTGCCCAGGCGCACCCGGGCCGGCTCGCCGTGATCACGCAGAACGTCGATGGCCTGCACCAGCGCGCCGGCAGCCCGGGCGTGCTGTGCCTGCACGGCGACCTGCTGGCCGACCGCTGGCTGGATGCACCACGCGCCTGCTGCCGGCTGCAAGAGGCCGCGCCCGGCAGCCCGCCGCGCTGCCGCGCCTGCGGCAATCTGGTGCGCCCGGGCGTGGTCTGGTTCGGCGAGAACCTGCCGGTGGACGTGCTCGAAGCCGCCCAGCAGGCGGCGCAGGCCGCCGAGCTGATGCTGGTCGTCGGCACGGCCGGCGCCGTCTATCCGGCGGCCGGGCTGGCGCATCTGGCGCGCCAGGCGGGCGCGCGCGTGGTCGTCATCAACCCAGCGGCCAGCGAACTCGACAGCGCCGCCCACGTCGTGCTGCGCGGCACGGCGGCGCAGCTGCTGCCTGAGTTGTTGCAAAGCACTGGCCCACTTGTGGCCCCGAGCGTCAAGGAGTCCGCATGA
- a CDS encoding BON domain-containing protein, with translation MPSPNQRHDDCSALLRGAGIAAAIALSLGLAACDRSDDRTAGQKLDAAIAKTEQAAQDAKLRTQEAAHDAKVAVQEAARDARQEAHVAGESARADTREVKANAQAAVQDAGITARVNAGLAKDPDLSAIRIDVDTGGGVVTLNGPVKSAQARERATQIAQGVEGVRQVVNNLNITPGS, from the coding sequence ATGCCAAGCCCCAACCAACGCCATGACGACTGCAGCGCGCTGCTGCGCGGTGCCGGCATCGCCGCTGCCATCGCCTTGAGCCTGGGCCTGGCCGCGTGCGACAGGAGCGACGACCGCACCGCTGGCCAGAAGCTCGATGCGGCCATCGCCAAGACCGAGCAGGCCGCCCAGGACGCCAAGCTGCGCACCCAGGAGGCGGCGCACGACGCCAAGGTGGCCGTGCAGGAGGCTGCCCGAGATGCGCGCCAGGAGGCGCACGTGGCGGGCGAAAGCGCCCGCGCCGATACGCGCGAGGTCAAGGCCAACGCCCAGGCCGCCGTGCAGGACGCTGGCATCACAGCCCGCGTCAATGCCGGCCTGGCCAAGGATCCAGACCTGAGCGCCATCCGCATCGACGTGGACACCGGCGGCGGCGTAGTCACCCTGAACGGCCCGGTCAAGAGCGCCCAGGCGCGCGAGCGCGCCACGCAGATCGCCCAGGGCGTAGAGGGCGTACGCCAGGTGGTCAACAACCTGAACATCACGCCGGGCAGCTGA
- a CDS encoding NnrS family protein → MNQPLPFPQRPGRAAPVAPLLQGIPLLRLGFRPFYLGSALLACLAVPVWVLAFLGHIPLGVSVPPLLWHAHEMLFGFAVGVIVGFLLTAVKAWTGLPTPRGSALGALALLWLAARLAAFVAPYPVYAALDMLLLPAVAVSLLIVLVQARNKRNVPLISLLLLMALANGVFHLSVMQVIEVPALSALYAELALVLMVVSVITGRVVPLFTKNVTPGLTMNIPRKFELTLLAVTALALLLWVCAAPAPLAALASAAAAVLHAVRLALWKPWVTLRRPILWILHLSYAWMPIGFALLAAAQLGWLAATLAIHALAVGVVGGLIIGMLTRTARGHTGRPLQPSRAETAAYAMVMLATVLRVLVPAVQPQWYVGALHGAACLWALAFGIYMVMYTPWLLRTRLDGKDG, encoded by the coding sequence GTGAACCAGCCCCTGCCTTTTCCCCAACGTCCCGGCCGGGCCGCGCCGGTCGCACCCCTGCTGCAGGGCATCCCGCTGCTGCGCCTGGGCTTTCGTCCCTTCTACCTGGGCTCTGCGCTGCTGGCCTGCCTGGCAGTGCCGGTGTGGGTGCTGGCCTTCCTGGGCCATATCCCACTGGGCGTGTCGGTGCCGCCGCTGCTGTGGCACGCGCACGAGATGCTGTTCGGCTTTGCCGTGGGCGTCATCGTGGGCTTCCTGCTCACTGCCGTGAAGGCCTGGACGGGCCTGCCCACGCCGCGCGGCAGCGCGCTGGGCGCGTTGGCCCTGCTGTGGCTGGCGGCGCGCCTGGCGGCCTTCGTCGCGCCATACCCGGTCTATGCGGCACTGGACATGCTGCTGCTGCCCGCCGTGGCGGTCAGCCTGCTGATCGTGCTGGTGCAGGCGCGCAACAAGCGCAACGTCCCGCTGATCTCGCTGCTCCTGCTGATGGCGCTGGCCAACGGCGTGTTCCACCTGTCGGTCATGCAGGTCATCGAGGTGCCGGCCCTGTCCGCCCTGTATGCCGAGCTGGCGCTGGTGCTGATGGTGGTCAGCGTCATCACGGGCCGCGTGGTGCCACTGTTCACCAAGAATGTGACGCCGGGCCTGACCATGAACATCCCGCGCAAGTTCGAGCTGACCCTGCTGGCCGTCACTGCCCTGGCCCTGCTGCTGTGGGTCTGCGCCGCGCCCGCACCGCTGGCGGCCCTGGCCAGCGCCGCCGCCGCCGTGCTGCACGCCGTGCGCCTGGCGCTGTGGAAGCCTTGGGTCACGCTGCGCCGGCCCATCCTGTGGATCCTGCACCTGTCCTATGCCTGGATGCCCATCGGCTTTGCCCTGCTGGCGGCTGCCCAACTGGGCTGGTTGGCGGCCACGCTGGCCATCCACGCCCTGGCCGTGGGGGTGGTCGGCGGCCTGATCATCGGCATGTTGACGCGCACTGCACGCGGCCACACCGGCAGGCCGCTGCAGCCTTCGCGCGCCGAAACCGCCGCCTACGCCATGGTCATGCTGGCCACCGTGCTGCGCGTGCTGGTGCCTGCCGTGCAGCCGCAGTGGTATGTGGGCGCGCTGCACGGCGCGGCCTGCCTGTGGGCGCTGGCCTTCGGCATCTACATGGTCATGTACACGCCCTGGCTGCTGCGCACCCGGCTCGATGGCAAGGACGGCTGA